The Treponema sp. J25 DNA window CCCGCTCTATTCACCGCTTAAGCAAACGTTCTGACGGGCCCTTTGTTCCCATCAATCTGGGGGGAATCCCAGAAAACCTTTTGGAAAGTGAGCTTTTTGGCTACGAAAAAGGGGCCTTTACGGGGGCAGAGGGACGGAAGGTAGGGCTTTTTGAATTGGCCAGTGGGGGTACCCTTTTTTTGGATGAAATTGGAGACATGCCCCTCCATCTCCAGGTAAAGCTCCTGCGGGTACTCCAGGACCGTAAACTTATAAGATTAGGGGGAAGTCGCCCTATCCCTATCGACGTCCGTATCGTTGCGGCCACCAATAAAAACCTGGAAGAAGCAGTCCGGGAGGGTCAGTTCCGGGAAGATCTCTATTATCGGCTTGCGGTAATCCGCCTTCATATTCCTCCCCTCCGGGAGCGAAAGGAAGATATCCCCGTGCTTGCCCAGCGTTTTACAGAACGTTTTGCCCGGGAATTGGGGCGCTATCCCCGGCGCCTTTCGGCGGAGGTTCTCCAATTTCTGGACCGGTACCCCTTTCCGGGAAATGTGCGGGAACTGGAAAATGCTATTGAGCGGGCCGTTATCCTTTCGGAAGGGGAAGAAATAAAGATAGAGGACTTTAGTTTTGCCGGTCCCTGGCAGGCCTCTCCCCCCGCGTTCTCGGGGATGGAACCTCCCGCAGCGGTTGGTGAGTCCCCGCAGAACCCCTCTGGGCTCGGTGGACTCGAAGGGCGTTCTCTTCAGGAACTGGAACGGGAAGCAATCCGACTTGCCCTCCTTAGAAACGGGGGACACCGGGAAAAGACCGCCCAGGAACTGGGGATTACCCGGCGAACCCTTCTTAACAAAATCCGGGAGTATGGCCTTTAAAACAACGAGAAGCCCCTCCTCCTTTGCATAGTGGAAGATCTCTCGCCGGTGTTTGCGGCTCTTTCAGCCGTTTGTGCCTTTTCTTGCGGTTTGTGGCTTTGCCGGGACCCCTCGATTTTATTGAGCTTCGGGGGAACTTGTTTCCAGAACCTGACGGTCGATCCGGGTGATTTTCCATCGGTCTTTTAAGTAGGTAAGAAAGACCCGATCCTGGCGGCGTACCCAGGAAGTTTCAAGCCTGGTGGGGGGAAGGGGAGTGGAATGGAGGTTGAACTGCCCCGCAGGTTCCTCTTTGGAAGAGGATGGTCCGCCCTCTAAAGGAGCGCTATCTTCCCGTCGTTCCGGATACCAGAAACGGTAGCTAACCCGTCCTACCGCCTCATTTCCCTCCACCTGAAGTTCATCGATGGAAAAATCCGAAATTCCAAACACATGGAATTCCCCCTGCGGTTTTCCCCGCTCCATCCAAACTTCCGGAGGAAGAACGAGGACCTTCTGTTCATAGGCTTCTCGTACCTTGGAAATGACGTAGAAATTCATCACCGCCGTAATATCCTCTTTCCCTGTCTTCCCTTCCACACATGTGGACATCCGTTCGTGGTCCAGGGTGTTAAAGGCGGTGTAATAGGCGGTAAGCACCTCGGCGGGGCTCATCCCTTTTGTGGTGGGACGCTGGGCCTGATCCCGTATAAAGCTAGCAATGAAAAGAGCCAGGGCAACAAGAGAAAGGGCCCCTCCTATGAGGAGTCCCCGATTCCTTCGAAGGAAACGGTTCCCTTTAATCCGTTGCTGCTGGAACCGAAGGTACCGCTCTTTTTCTTT harbors:
- a CDS encoding sigma-54 dependent transcriptional regulator yields the protein MSDTPLTVLVIDDERNLRESLKLYLEGEDFRVLLAPTGEAGKDVLEKERCDVVVVDLKMPGMSGLDFLHWMKESGPAIPLIMMSAHGDIQDAVEAMKGGAADYLVKPFHPEELVVRLRRVVSDARLISRAQVVEAVHRGTGKKANGKEHDEVWLGESPPMKTLRALIDKVAPTDSTVLITGESGTGKEVVARSIHRLSKRSDGPFVPINLGGIPENLLESELFGYEKGAFTGAEGRKVGLFELASGGTLFLDEIGDMPLHLQVKLLRVLQDRKLIRLGGSRPIPIDVRIVAATNKNLEEAVREGQFREDLYYRLAVIRLHIPPLRERKEDIPVLAQRFTERFARELGRYPRRLSAEVLQFLDRYPFPGNVRELENAIERAVILSEGEEIKIEDFSFAGPWQASPPAFSGMEPPAAVGESPQNPSGLGGLEGRSLQELEREAIRLALLRNGGHREKTAQELGITRRTLLNKIREYGL